In Arachis stenosperma cultivar V10309 chromosome 1, arast.V10309.gnm1.PFL2, whole genome shotgun sequence, one DNA window encodes the following:
- the LOC130983132 gene encoding uncharacterized protein LOC130983132, translating into MERESLYEAWKRYKALIRKCPPEMFNEWDRLQNFYEGLTLKAQEALDYSAGGSVQLMKTAEEAQNLIDIVANNQYFYAHQRQCQPAQRKGVLELEGVDTILAQNKVMHQQIQQQMEMMAKRIDGLQVAAMNTTTQPSPTWGQNEESYEEQQPEQVQYMHNQGTGQHEFLGDTYNPSWGNHPNLRWGDNQNQQPWQRNSNQNNSRNTNHQNHQNTNQNQYRKQKNNQPSSNYYPPNNPLVNQNNFHPPSTSYNQPQPPQESQRISNLEIMMEKMMKHITTQLPVRHDRTKNKKLLTYFFY; encoded by the coding sequence ATGGAAAGAGAATCACTTTATGAGGCCTGGAAAAGATATAAAGCCTTGATTAGGAAGTGTCCACCGGAGATGTTTAATGAATGGGATAGACTTCAAAATTTCTATGAGGGATTGACTTTAAAAGCTCAAGAGGCCTTGGATTACTCTGCTGGAGGATCAGTACAGCTAATGAAGACAGCTGAGGAAGCTCAGAACCTCATAGACATTGTGGCAAATAACCAATACTTCTATGCTCATCAAAGGCAATGCCAACCAGCTCAAAGGAAGGGTGTATTAGAGCTAGAAGGTGTAGATACTattttggcacaaaacaaggtAATGCAtcaacagattcaacaacaaatggagatgatggCCAAGAGGATTGATGGTCTTCAAGTAGCTGCAATGAACACAACAACTCAACCATCACCTACATGGGGACAAAATGAAGAGAGCTATGAAGAGCAACAGCctgagcaagtccaatacatgcataACCAAGGAACTGGACAACATGAGTTCCTTGGAGATACCTACAACCCATCCTGGGGGAACCACCCAAATTtgagatggggagacaaccaaaaccaacagcCTTGGCAGAGAAACTCAAACCAGAACAATTCTAGAAACACAAACCATCAAAACCATcaaaacactaaccaaaaccaatacagaaaacaaaaaaataaccaACCCTCATCCAACTACTATCCACCCAATAACCCCTTAGTTAACCAAAATAACTTTCACCCACCATCCACATCCTACAATCAACCACAACCACCTCAAGAATCCCAAAGGATTTCCAACTTGGAGATAATGATGGAAAAGATGATGAAACATATAACGACCCAACTTCCAgtacgtcatgatcgtaccaaaaaTAAGAAGTTACTAAcctatttcttttattaa